The Amblyomma americanum isolate KBUSLIRL-KWMA chromosome 6, ASM5285725v1, whole genome shotgun sequence genome has a window encoding:
- the LOC144094908 gene encoding uncharacterized protein LOC144094908 — protein MASEDDFAKFRHYFTDEEWKGLSECMKTADSNLKKKYELMLNLGLKPVLPEFMKPKPAPAKPAKPATKSNSPSPETSSSGSRYPRRQRKDINYMECENSDEEYLFCDDCGVDNPGDCPKHGPLTHVKDAELNRTT, from the exons ATGGCGAGCGAAGACGACTTTGCAAAATTTCGTCACTATTTCACGGACGAAGAATGGAAGGGCCTTTCGGAATGCATGAAGACGGCGGACTCGAACCTCAAAAAGAAGTACGAGCTGATGCTGAATCTGG GACTGAAGCCAGTGCTTCCTGAATTTATGAAACCAAAACCGGCCCCAGCTAAACCTGCTAAACCTGCAACAAAGTCCAATTCCC CCTCGCCCGAGACGTCTTCCAGCGGGTCCCGCTACCCGAGACGCCAGCGAAAAGACATCAACTACATGGAATGCGAGAACTCGGACGAAGAATACCTAT TTTGCGATGACTGCGGTGTCGACAATCCCGGCGACTGCCCCAAACACGGACCACTGACCCATGTCAAGGACGCAGAG CTAAACCGAACCACTTGA